Proteins co-encoded in one Bacillus sp. FSL H8-0547 genomic window:
- the pstB gene encoding phosphate ABC transporter ATP-binding protein PstB: MKQAAGKNTKISVRDLNLFYGEKQALYTVSMDIQEKEVTALIGPSGCGKSTFLRTLNRMNDLIDGVKLSGDIFIDGENIYQSNDVIKLRTKVGMVFQKANLFPMSIYDNVAYGPRMQGIKNKKTLNGIVEESLRGAAIWDEVKDRLKTSALGLSGGQQQRICIARAIAMKPDIILMDEPTSALDPISTLKVEELIANMKKDYTIVIVTHNMQQAARVSDKTAFFLNGEIVESDETDKIFSVPKDKRTEDYITGRFG, translated from the coding sequence ATGAAACAGGCTGCCGGGAAGAATACGAAAATCAGTGTAAGAGATTTAAATTTGTTCTACGGAGAAAAACAGGCCCTTTATACCGTTTCAATGGATATTCAGGAAAAAGAGGTTACCGCCTTAATTGGTCCTTCAGGATGCGGAAAGTCGACGTTTTTACGTACATTAAACCGAATGAATGATTTGATTGACGGTGTTAAGCTGAGCGGAGACATTTTCATTGATGGAGAAAATATCTATCAATCGAATGATGTAATCAAACTCAGAACAAAAGTAGGTATGGTGTTTCAAAAAGCAAACCTGTTTCCTATGAGTATTTACGATAATGTGGCATACGGCCCGAGGATGCAGGGAATTAAAAATAAAAAAACATTGAACGGCATTGTTGAAGAAAGCTTGCGCGGTGCAGCCATTTGGGACGAAGTCAAGGACCGCCTGAAAACCTCTGCACTCGGACTGTCAGGCGGTCAGCAGCAGCGTATTTGTATAGCACGTGCAATTGCCATGAAGCCGGACATTATTTTAATGGACGAGCCAACTTCTGCTTTAGACCCAATCTCAACTTTAAAAGTAGAAGAATTGATTGCAAACATGAAAAAAGACTACACTATCGTAATTGTCACTCATAACATGCAGCAGGCTGCACGCGTGTCTGACAAGACCGCATTTTTCCTTAATGGGGAAATTGTTGAGAGTGATGAAACAGATAAAATCTTTTCTGTACCAAAGGATAAAAGAACAGAGGATTATATTACCGGCAGATTCGGTTAA
- the pstA gene encoding phosphate ABC transporter permease PstA, with product MRKIKDTILRGLLWFSAFLTVAVLVTIVGYIFYKGYRLITFDFIFSDYSPSGDGGIWPMIVTTIYTIVISLVIATPIGILAAVYLQEYAKQGRLVRLIRFATESLTGIPSIIYGLFGAVFFVTTLKLGMSIIAASLTLTIIILPVIIRTTEESLKTVPRSYREGSLALGTTKLQTLYKVILPSAIPGILAGIILSIGRIVGESAAIFLTAGTVAAIPESVFSSARTLTVHSYLVTQEAGDIELAAAVGIVLIVIILVLNLSATAISKKLNKADY from the coding sequence TTGAGAAAGATTAAAGATACTATACTGCGCGGACTTCTTTGGTTTTCAGCTTTTTTAACAGTTGCCGTTCTCGTCACGATCGTTGGATATATTTTTTATAAGGGATACCGGCTGATTACATTTGATTTTATCTTCAGCGATTATTCTCCATCAGGAGACGGCGGCATTTGGCCGATGATTGTGACAACCATTTATACGATTGTCATCTCATTAGTCATTGCAACCCCGATCGGTATACTGGCGGCTGTGTACTTGCAGGAATATGCCAAGCAAGGACGGCTTGTCAGGCTGATTCGATTTGCGACGGAAAGTTTAACCGGAATCCCCTCCATTATTTATGGATTGTTTGGAGCGGTATTCTTTGTCACTACGTTGAAGTTAGGTATGTCAATTATCGCTGCCTCTCTTACATTGACCATTATCATCTTGCCTGTCATTATCCGAACAACAGAAGAATCGTTAAAAACAGTGCCTCGTTCCTATCGTGAAGGGTCTCTTGCACTGGGAACGACGAAGCTGCAGACATTATATAAAGTGATTTTACCAAGTGCGATACCTGGAATATTGGCCGGGATTATTCTTTCCATTGGGAGGATTGTCGGAGAATCAGCTGCCATCTTTTTAACGGCTGGTACGGTTGCAGCCATACCAGAGAGTGTCTTCTCTTCGGCCAGAACATTAACTGTTCATTCCTATCTAGTTACGCAGGAAGCCGGAGACATCGAACTTGCTGCTGCAGTAGGGATTGTCCTGATCGTCATCATACTGGTTTTAAACCTTTCGGCGACGGCTATATCAAAAAAGTTAAACAAAGCTGACTATTAA
- the pstC gene encoding phosphate ABC transporter permease subunit PstC, whose product MSSPSIEKQTNEIQKSNKRKYMLEKLSGRIFLFCALLSVISLVLIIGFVFYKGFHPFIAEGYSFFNFLFGVDWVPSEDKFGIFPMIVASVFATAGALIIGVPVALFTAIFLAEIAPKSLAKFISPAVQLLAGIPSVLYGVFGLAVIVPFLQTNLDLPKGQNLLAVILVLAIMMLPTVVTVSETALRAVPKTYREGSLALGASQIGTIFKVIVPAAKSGIMTAIVLGMGRAIGETMAVILVAGNSLIIPTSLTDSVRPLTTNIALEMGYAAGTHQEMLFATGIVLFSFILLLNFVLAKISSKGGN is encoded by the coding sequence ATGTCAAGCCCGTCTATAGAGAAACAAACCAATGAAATTCAAAAATCAAATAAAAGAAAATATATGCTTGAAAAATTATCAGGGAGAATCTTTCTGTTTTGTGCCCTTCTCTCTGTAATCAGTTTAGTTTTAATCATTGGATTTGTCTTTTACAAAGGATTCCATCCATTTATAGCAGAGGGGTACAGCTTTTTTAATTTCCTTTTCGGAGTGGATTGGGTTCCAAGTGAAGACAAATTCGGGATTTTCCCAATGATTGTGGCATCGGTATTTGCTACCGCAGGTGCTTTAATTATAGGAGTTCCTGTAGCGCTGTTTACGGCGATTTTTTTAGCTGAAATTGCGCCAAAGAGTTTAGCGAAATTTATTTCGCCTGCTGTTCAGCTGCTTGCAGGTATTCCATCTGTATTATATGGCGTTTTCGGACTGGCTGTTATTGTTCCTTTTTTACAGACGAATTTGGATCTCCCAAAGGGACAAAACTTACTGGCTGTTATTCTTGTGCTGGCAATTATGATGCTGCCTACAGTTGTTACAGTATCAGAGACTGCCCTGAGAGCTGTTCCGAAAACATATCGCGAAGGTTCGCTGGCATTAGGTGCATCTCAAATTGGCACGATCTTTAAAGTGATTGTACCTGCAGCTAAATCGGGCATCATGACCGCAATTGTGCTGGGCATGGGCCGGGCAATCGGCGAGACGATGGCTGTTATCTTAGTAGCAGGTAATAGTCTTATTATTCCAACCAGTCTAACAGACAGTGTACGTCCATTAACGACAAACATTGCGCTGGAAATGGGCTATGCAGCAGGGACACATCAGGAAATGCTGTTTGCGACAGGGATTGTGTTATTCTCCTTTATCTTATTACTGAATTTTGTCCTGGCAAAAATCAGTTCGAAAGGCGGTAATTAA
- a CDS encoding phosphate ABC transporter substrate-binding protein: MNFIRRTTIGFLVLSLTVILSACGGSDEESSNGNKYTLSISGSTSVGPLAEKLADKFEKQSDLNIEINQIGSSAGITNATNGVSEIGMSSRDLKEDEKANGLTESIIAYDGIVVVTHPSNKVKNLTMDQVKQIFTGEITNWSELGGDDMEIVVVSREDGSGSRDAFQEIVGYSSGELVRSSIVASGNGNIKTTVATNKHAVGFVSFEYIDESVSTMKVNGVEPTAENVLQQKYSLSRPFLFVYKDENLSDEGQQFIDYILSPEGQKIASEAGVIPLK; encoded by the coding sequence ATGAACTTTATAAGAAGAACAACGATAGGATTTCTGGTGCTTTCCCTGACCGTTATTTTATCGGCATGCGGAGGTTCTGATGAAGAATCCTCAAACGGTAATAAATATACTCTATCCATTTCAGGATCAACATCTGTTGGACCTTTAGCTGAAAAATTAGCAGATAAATTTGAAAAACAAAGTGATTTAAATATAGAAATTAATCAAATAGGCTCTTCTGCTGGAATAACAAATGCGACAAATGGTGTGTCAGAGATTGGAATGTCTTCCCGTGATTTAAAAGAGGACGAAAAAGCGAATGGCTTAACGGAGAGCATTATCGCTTATGATGGCATTGTAGTTGTTACTCATCCAAGCAACAAAGTAAAGAATCTTACAATGGATCAGGTTAAACAGATTTTCACGGGTGAGATTACAAACTGGAGCGAGCTTGGCGGAGATGACATGGAGATCGTCGTTGTTTCAAGGGAGGATGGCTCAGGTTCCCGTGATGCTTTCCAGGAAATAGTGGGCTATTCATCAGGGGAGTTAGTCAGGAGTTCAATTGTTGCGAGCGGAAACGGCAATATCAAAACAACTGTTGCGACTAATAAACATGCAGTAGGATTTGTTTCATTCGAATACATTGATGAATCTGTTTCCACTATGAAAGTTAATGGTGTGGAGCCTACAGCGGAAAATGTTCTGCAGCAGAAATACAGCCTGTCCCGCCCGTTCTTATTTGTCTACAAGGATGAAAATTTAAGTGATGAGGGACAGCAGTTTATTGATTATATTTTAAGTCCAGAAGGACAAAAAATTGCATCGGAAGCAGGAGTTATCCCTTTAAAATAA
- a CDS encoding vWA domain-containing protein: MNHKLTEIVFLLDRSGSMGGLEQDVIGGFNSFVENQCWHEGDTVLTAVLFDDEYEVLWKGEDAKSVKLTVEDYYVRGLTALLDAIGKTITDVGRRLSKTSQEQRPGKVIFVITTDGQENASKEFSYDKVHELIKHQQEKYSWEFIFMGANIDVAKEAENIGIRSDNAYSFEASEVGMKEMYEVVCQSVNQIRIDSAFKKYNKMPGAIAFQKR; this comes from the coding sequence ATGAATCATAAGTTAACTGAAATTGTCTTTCTGCTGGACCGCAGCGGATCAATGGGCGGGTTAGAACAGGATGTTATTGGAGGGTTCAACTCTTTTGTTGAAAACCAGTGCTGGCATGAAGGAGATACAGTGCTTACCGCTGTATTATTCGATGATGAATATGAAGTGCTCTGGAAGGGGGAAGATGCAAAGTCCGTTAAACTGACTGTGGAAGATTACTATGTCAGAGGGCTGACGGCTCTTTTAGATGCTATTGGAAAAACAATTACCGATGTGGGCCGCAGACTTTCGAAGACTTCACAAGAACAGCGTCCCGGCAAAGTGATTTTTGTCATTACAACGGATGGACAGGAAAATGCCAGTAAAGAATTCTCATATGATAAAGTCCATGAACTCATCAAGCATCAGCAGGAAAAATACAGCTGGGAATTCATTTTTATGGGAGCGAACATAGATGTTGCAAAAGAAGCTGAGAATATTGGGATTAGAAGCGACAATGCGTATTCTTTTGAAGCATCGGAGGTCGGAATGAAGGAAATGTATGAAGTTGTTTGTCAATCTGTGAATCAGATCAGGATAGATTCAGCCTTTAAAAAGTATAACAAGATGCCGGGGGCTATAGCTTTTCAAAAGCGTTAA
- a CDS encoding GAP family protein produces the protein MNSEMLLAIGGLALLDTLSPATLGITVYMLLGNKEGLAKRLMVFLLTVAGFYFTVGVFLMLGLGFLADIISDFFQIRFAGWTVFLTGVCLFIASFYVPARKHSVPSYSKSAGVRSAAALGLAASIAEAGTAFPYFTAIGIMAASNLPWTSWSPVLAGYNFIMVMPSLLLYMLSLLLGRSIQKSLERLRLKIAAQSGSALSWIMCIVGVILIFTSLDYL, from the coding sequence ATGAATAGTGAAATGCTTCTTGCCATTGGCGGTCTTGCCCTTTTGGATACATTAAGTCCTGCTACATTGGGGATAACCGTGTATATGCTGCTTGGAAACAAAGAGGGGCTTGCCAAACGGCTAATGGTTTTTTTGCTGACAGTTGCCGGGTTTTATTTTACTGTTGGAGTCTTTCTGATGCTGGGGTTAGGTTTTCTGGCTGACATTATCTCTGATTTTTTTCAAATTCGCTTTGCTGGCTGGACAGTCTTTCTAACTGGAGTCTGTCTGTTCATCGCAAGTTTTTATGTGCCGGCAAGAAAACATTCAGTCCCGTCCTATTCAAAATCCGCTGGTGTCCGATCGGCAGCAGCTCTGGGACTCGCTGCCTCAATCGCAGAAGCAGGCACCGCGTTCCCTTATTTTACTGCAATCGGCATAATGGCTGCTTCTAATCTGCCGTGGACGTCGTGGTCTCCTGTTTTAGCCGGGTACAATTTTATTATGGTGATGCCTTCTCTTTTGCTGTATATGTTATCTCTTCTTCTTGGGCGCAGCATACAAAAAAGTCTTGAACGGCTGCGCTTGAAGATAGCTGCTCAATCTGGATCGGCTCTTTCTTGGATCATGTGCATAGTGGGTGTCATTCTTATCTTTACTAGTCTTGATTACTTGTGA
- a CDS encoding MerR family transcriptional regulator, translated as MMHINKVAEKTGVTVRTLRHYDKIGLLRPASKTEGGHRLYSNTEIKKLQQIQFLKKAGFQLNEIREMLASNEWNWSVHLKSQLSFILEEIENLKKVEQSLRELIHGIAVEGEEEWIAVQKLMHVSSRDKKIQRKYRESVFREKEIQLLNKVPNMAKGDSLEWMKLIGQLKRCMKDGPDTPEVQTIIRRMDEKRIEEFDGENEFLDKLWNIRISQEQSEKMGLYPIEDDLLEFMTRAHEIYVRNENASSSRQSDE; from the coding sequence TTGATGCACATTAACAAAGTGGCGGAAAAAACAGGTGTTACAGTCAGAACGCTGCGTCACTACGATAAGATCGGTTTGTTGAGGCCTGCGTCCAAAACGGAAGGAGGTCATCGATTATATTCAAACACTGAAATCAAAAAACTGCAGCAGATTCAATTTTTAAAAAAGGCAGGGTTTCAATTAAATGAGATTCGGGAGATGCTCGCTTCAAATGAGTGGAATTGGTCGGTTCACTTAAAGAGCCAGTTATCTTTTATATTAGAAGAAATCGAAAACCTGAAGAAGGTTGAACAGTCCCTGCGGGAGCTCATCCATGGAATAGCTGTTGAAGGAGAGGAAGAATGGATTGCGGTTCAAAAGCTTATGCACGTATCAAGCAGAGACAAAAAGATACAAAGGAAGTACCGTGAATCTGTATTCAGGGAGAAAGAAATCCAATTATTGAATAAGGTTCCCAATATGGCAAAAGGGGATTCGCTGGAATGGATGAAGCTGATTGGTCAGTTGAAGCGCTGCATGAAGGATGGGCCAGATACACCTGAAGTTCAAACGATTATAAGAAGGATGGATGAAAAGCGTATAGAAGAATTTGATGGCGAGAACGAATTTTTAGATAAGCTTTGGAATATAAGAATATCGCAAGAACAGTCAGAGAAGATGGGGCTGTATCCGATTGAAGACGATTTGCTTGAGTTTATGACACGGGCACATGAAATTTATGTGCGAAATGAGAATGCCTCTTCGTCAAGACAGAGCGATGAATAG
- a CDS encoding M20/M25/M40 family metallo-hydrolase — protein sequence MKKQIFTILTILFLLVSSAGAASAVTHSPSLVHKKGAMAYQHTKYLSEKIGQRVMGTPGETAAKKYVQKQFKRMGYKPAEQSFTFTRKGKDYSSANVVAYKPGKSSKQIIVGAHYDSVAIGKGADDNASGVGVMLEVAEVLKKKKTPYSIVFVAFGAEEGGLNGSNHYAKQMTAKDIENTVGMINLDSLAAGDKMYVHGSAGEDGFIRDQAVNISKKKKLDIGINPGLNPDYPAGTTGDWSDHAPFDKLGIPFAYFESTNWEIGDLDGYEQTEEYGGIWHTENDTLAFIEEVFPGRTEERLSSYSQVLTELLKHMNNPSLSNK from the coding sequence ATGAAAAAACAGATTTTCACTATACTTACTATTCTATTTCTGCTAGTCTCATCAGCAGGCGCAGCTTCGGCTGTCACTCATTCCCCATCATTGGTACATAAAAAAGGAGCCATGGCTTATCAGCATACGAAATACCTATCTGAAAAAATCGGGCAGCGAGTAATGGGCACTCCAGGTGAAACGGCAGCGAAAAAGTATGTCCAGAAGCAATTCAAGCGCATGGGCTACAAGCCTGCTGAACAGTCTTTCACGTTCACAAGAAAAGGAAAAGACTATTCATCTGCAAATGTTGTTGCCTATAAGCCAGGCAAATCAAGCAAGCAAATTATTGTCGGCGCTCACTATGATTCTGTTGCAATCGGCAAAGGAGCTGATGATAATGCATCCGGTGTCGGAGTGATGCTTGAAGTGGCTGAAGTTCTTAAAAAGAAAAAGACTCCTTATTCCATTGTCTTCGTTGCGTTCGGCGCTGAAGAAGGCGGATTAAACGGGTCAAACCATTACGCCAAACAAATGACCGCAAAAGACATTGAGAACACAGTCGGCATGATCAACCTGGACAGCCTTGCAGCAGGCGACAAAATGTACGTGCACGGCAGCGCAGGCGAGGATGGCTTTATTCGTGACCAGGCAGTGAACATTTCTAAAAAGAAAAAACTCGATATCGGCATCAACCCAGGATTAAATCCTGACTACCCGGCAGGTACAACAGGAGACTGGAGCGACCATGCACCATTTGATAAACTCGGCATTCCTTTTGCTTACTTTGAATCTACCAACTGGGAAATCGGTGACCTTGACGGCTACGAGCAAACAGAAGAATACGGCGGAATCTGGCATACAGAAAACGATACTCTTGCTTTCATTGAGGAAGTATTTCCAGGCAGAACAGAGGAACGCTTATCCTCTTACAGCCAGGTGCTGACTGAGCTTTTGAAGCATATGAATAACCCAAGTCTATCAAACAAATAG
- a CDS encoding SRPBCC family protein, whose amino-acid sequence MPTIKHEIFIQAPIEICFDLSRSVDVHMETTGKTQERAVDGVTSGLMELGDSVTWEAVHLGVRQTLTAKIIEMEKPYRFTDVMVKGAFRSFTHTHEFQESGTGTIMKDVFSYESPFGIFGKTADLLFLERYMKKFIAARALELKRIAEKM is encoded by the coding sequence ATGCCAACAATTAAGCACGAAATTTTTATCCAGGCACCCATTGAAATCTGTTTCGACCTTTCACGCAGCGTAGATGTCCATATGGAAACGACAGGAAAAACTCAGGAAAGAGCCGTTGACGGTGTTACCAGCGGCTTGATGGAACTTGGCGATTCAGTCACTTGGGAAGCTGTTCATCTTGGAGTGAGGCAGACATTAACAGCTAAAATTATTGAGATGGAGAAGCCCTATCGATTTACAGATGTTATGGTTAAGGGAGCTTTCCGTTCATTCACGCATACGCACGAATTCCAAGAAAGCGGCACAGGAACAATCATGAAGGATGTCTTTTCCTATGAATCTCCTTTTGGCATTTTTGGAAAGACAGCTGATCTGTTATTTCTGGAAAGATATATGAAGAAGTTTATTGCTGCTCGTGCATTGGAGCTGAAAAGGATTGCTGAGAAGATGTAA
- a CDS encoding SprT family zinc-dependent metalloprotease gives MIHTYAGETIRYEVTHKNRTSIGLRMDQYGIVEVLAPKGTSEEQVHQVLEANWALIQEKLKDVQARMQGTLKKTYEYGETFLYLGKAYPISITHDEITEKDNVVFDGKTLRIQVKQQEDASIRQALKRYYYQQCKSIVEKSIKSHQSHFKMKPRSVKIVDSKKNWGTCNGNLELTFNWKLAMAPQEVIDYVVVHEMCHMVHLNHDRSFWRLVGKIMPDYKEREAWLAVSSWRMTV, from the coding sequence ATGATCCACACATATGCAGGAGAAACAATCCGGTATGAGGTGACGCATAAAAACCGCACCTCCATCGGGCTGCGCATGGACCAGTACGGGATTGTGGAGGTCCTGGCTCCGAAGGGCACAAGCGAAGAGCAAGTGCATCAGGTGCTTGAGGCAAACTGGGCACTGATTCAGGAAAAGCTGAAGGACGTGCAGGCCAGGATGCAGGGCACGCTGAAGAAAACCTATGAATACGGGGAGACTTTTCTATATTTGGGAAAGGCGTACCCCATCAGCATTACGCACGATGAGATCACTGAAAAGGACAACGTGGTATTTGACGGGAAAACCCTGCGCATTCAAGTAAAGCAGCAGGAGGATGCCAGCATCAGACAGGCGCTAAAACGCTACTATTACCAACAGTGCAAATCCATTGTGGAAAAGAGCATCAAATCCCATCAATCCCATTTCAAAATGAAGCCCCGCTCTGTCAAAATTGTCGACAGCAAGAAGAACTGGGGGACGTGCAACGGAAACCTGGAGCTCACCTTCAACTGGAAGCTTGCGATGGCTCCCCAAGAGGTAATTGACTATGTCGTTGTGCACGAAATGTGCCACATGGTGCATCTGAATCACGACCGGTCGTTCTGGAGACTGGTCGGGAAGATTATGCCTGATTATAAAGAGCGTGAGGCCTGGCTGGCTGTGTCTAGTTGGAGGATGACGGTTTAA
- a CDS encoding DUF1456 family protein has protein sequence MDNNDILIRLRYALDLKNAEMVEIFKLGGIEVSPLELPLILTKSDSEEENITCDNVMFESFLNGLITFKRGPKPGAETPELTLGRSTNVNNHLLKKVKIALALTTEEMIEIFDLAGLQVTKGELGALLRKEGHKNYKACGDKFARNFLKGLAVKYRGA, from the coding sequence ATGGATAATAACGATATTTTAATTCGCTTACGATATGCGCTGGATTTGAAAAATGCAGAGATGGTCGAGATTTTTAAGCTTGGCGGGATCGAAGTAAGTCCCCTGGAGCTGCCGCTCATTTTGACAAAGTCTGATTCAGAGGAAGAAAATATTACGTGCGATAATGTGATGTTTGAGTCGTTCTTGAATGGACTGATTACTTTCAAACGCGGTCCGAAGCCTGGGGCAGAGACACCGGAACTGACGCTTGGCAGAAGCACGAACGTAAACAATCATCTTTTGAAAAAAGTGAAAATTGCTCTTGCGCTCACAACTGAGGAAATGATTGAGATCTTTGACCTGGCAGGGTTGCAGGTGACTAAAGGAGAACTCGGTGCTCTCCTCAGAAAAGAAGGCCATAAAAATTACAAAGCATGCGGAGATAAGTTCGCCCGGAACTTTTTAAAGGGACTGGCTGTTAAATACCGAGGAGCGTAA
- a CDS encoding ABC-F family ATP-binding cassette domain-containing protein, translated as MFELTLQGVKKYMEATLVLRNISFEVYAGDKVGIVGANGSGKSTVLKLIAGILKMHYYPGYPQTSSPGYDEGLIHRPRGATIAYLEQMPSFPEGLKVIDVLNMAFEDVHKIEKQMRDLEEQMQTLTDAALEKGLMKYSELVQLYEGKGGYEIQEKLGKVCTGLKFSDAFLDQDFDLLSGGEKTTVMLGKLLVHDPDILLLDEPTNHLDMEALEWLEGYLKNYKGIVIIVSHDRYFLDQVVTKIVEIEDMESITYKGNYSSFVSQKEENMRIQFEHFREQQKKINSMETTVKDLRDWAMRADNTKFFKRAASIQKKLAKMERIDKPVFERRNMRLNFKQAERSGNETIKAAGLSKSYGDKVLLKNADLMIRYGERVGLIGGNGSGKTTFLKMLLGEVKPDAGVVEAGANVMAAYLPQKITFNNEQHTVLECFREDISIPEGKSREYLAKFMFYKNTVFKKVNQLSGGEQIRLKLGMLLLQDVNLLILDEPTNHLDIDSIETLEEALEEFTGTIFFISHDRYFINKISQRIVALEDFSFKSYFGNYDEYKRQKVKQIPPQTIVKVKKRVETVKQMEAAETTLAKVERLEKELVHLDSLMAAELDYEKLGGLHERRVQVTAELDEAMEEWLKE; from the coding sequence GTGTTTGAGTTGACGCTGCAGGGTGTGAAGAAATATATGGAGGCGACCCTTGTGCTGAGGAATATCAGCTTCGAGGTGTATGCCGGAGATAAGGTTGGGATTGTCGGAGCCAACGGAAGCGGCAAGAGTACGGTTTTAAAGCTGATTGCCGGTATTTTGAAGATGCATTACTATCCGGGTTATCCGCAGACTTCGAGTCCCGGGTATGATGAGGGGCTGATCCACCGGCCGAGGGGAGCGACCATCGCGTATTTGGAACAGATGCCGTCTTTTCCTGAAGGACTGAAGGTAATAGATGTGCTGAACATGGCGTTTGAGGATGTTCATAAGATTGAGAAGCAGATGCGCGATTTAGAGGAGCAGATGCAGACTCTTACGGATGCTGCTCTTGAGAAGGGCCTGATGAAATACAGCGAGCTAGTCCAGCTGTATGAAGGCAAGGGCGGCTATGAGATTCAGGAGAAGCTTGGAAAGGTGTGCACGGGGCTGAAATTCAGCGATGCTTTCTTGGATCAGGACTTTGATTTGCTTAGCGGCGGGGAGAAGACGACGGTCATGCTTGGGAAGCTATTAGTGCATGATCCGGACATTCTTCTGCTGGATGAGCCGACGAATCATTTGGATATGGAGGCTCTTGAATGGCTTGAAGGCTATTTGAAAAACTATAAGGGGATCGTCATCATCGTCTCCCACGACCGTTATTTTCTGGATCAAGTTGTGACTAAAATCGTGGAGATTGAGGACATGGAATCCATCACGTATAAGGGGAACTATTCTTCCTTTGTGAGTCAAAAGGAAGAAAATATGCGGATTCAGTTTGAGCATTTCCGGGAGCAGCAAAAGAAAATCAATTCCATGGAAACTACGGTTAAGGACCTCAGAGACTGGGCGATGCGTGCCGACAACACCAAGTTCTTTAAACGGGCAGCGAGCATTCAGAAAAAGCTCGCGAAGATGGAGCGGATTGATAAGCCGGTTTTTGAAAGGCGGAATATGAGACTGAACTTCAAACAGGCGGAACGGTCCGGGAATGAAACGATCAAAGCTGCCGGTCTTTCGAAAAGCTACGGAGATAAGGTGCTCCTTAAAAATGCAGACCTGATGATCCGCTACGGGGAACGGGTCGGTCTGATTGGAGGGAACGGCAGCGGAAAAACGACATTTTTGAAAATGCTGCTTGGAGAAGTGAAGCCGGATGCGGGGGTGGTCGAGGCTGGTGCGAATGTGATGGCTGCCTATTTGCCGCAGAAAATCACTTTTAACAACGAGCAGCACACCGTCCTTGAATGCTTCAGAGAAGATATCTCGATTCCGGAGGGCAAGTCACGGGAGTATTTGGCGAAATTTATGTTTTATAAAAATACGGTCTTCAAAAAAGTGAATCAGCTGTCAGGGGGAGAGCAGATCAGGCTGAAGCTTGGGATGCTGCTGTTGCAGGATGTGAACTTGCTGATCCTGGATGAACCTACGAATCACTTGGATATTGATTCGATTGAAACTCTTGAAGAAGCGCTGGAAGAGTTCACCGGAACCATTTTCTTTATCTCGCATGACCGGTATTTTATCAATAAGATCAGTCAGCGGATTGTGGCGCTTGAGGATTTTTCGTTTAAAAGCTATTTTGGAAACTATGATGAGTACAAGCGGCAGAAGGTAAAGCAGATTCCTCCGCAGACAATTGTTAAAGTGAAAAAACGAGTGGAAACTGTGAAGCAAATGGAAGCGGCTGAAACTACTCTGGCGAAGGTTGAGCGGCTTGAAAAGGAATTAGTTCATCTCGATTCCTTAATGGCGGCTGAACTGGACTATGAAAAGCTGGGCGGGCTGCATGAACGGAGGGTGCAAGTCACGGCGGAACTTGATGAAGCAATGGAAGAATGGCTGAAAGAATAA